A stretch of Shinella zoogloeoides DNA encodes these proteins:
- a CDS encoding TSUP family transporter, whose amino-acid sequence MADIALHILVFLFIAAFIAGFIDSIAGGGGMITIPAMLLAGIPPLHTLGTNKLQSLFGAGSATIAYARAGHVQLREQLPMAALSALGGALGALLATVVPGDVLKTFMPFLLVAIAVYFGLKPNIGDVDRHRRMSVFLFTFTIVPLIGFYDGVFGPGTGSFFMLAFVTLAGFGVLKATAHTKLLNFGSNVGAFAVFVSYGVVLWKVGLVMGAGQFLGAQAGSRVAMKAGVKIIKPLLVFTSIALAIRLMADPSHPIRVWLGW is encoded by the coding sequence GTGGCCGATATCGCCCTTCACATCCTCGTCTTCCTGTTCATCGCCGCCTTCATCGCTGGTTTCATCGATTCCATCGCGGGCGGCGGCGGCATGATCACCATTCCCGCCATGCTGCTCGCCGGCATTCCGCCGCTGCACACGCTCGGCACCAACAAGCTGCAATCCCTGTTCGGCGCAGGTTCGGCGACGATCGCCTATGCACGCGCGGGCCATGTGCAGCTTCGCGAGCAATTGCCGATGGCCGCGCTTTCGGCGCTCGGCGGGGCCTTGGGCGCCTTGCTGGCGACGGTGGTCCCGGGCGACGTGCTGAAAACCTTCATGCCCTTCCTGCTGGTGGCCATCGCCGTCTATTTCGGGCTGAAGCCGAATATCGGCGACGTCGACAGGCACCGGCGCATGAGCGTCTTCCTCTTCACCTTCACCATCGTGCCGCTGATCGGCTTTTACGACGGCGTCTTCGGTCCAGGCACCGGCTCGTTCTTCATGCTGGCCTTCGTCACGCTCGCCGGTTTCGGCGTGCTGAAGGCGACGGCGCATACCAAGCTGCTGAACTTCGGCTCCAATGTCGGCGCCTTCGCCGTCTTCGTCTCCTACGGCGTCGTCCTGTGGAAGGTCGGCCTCGTCATGGGGGCCGGGCAGTTCCTCGGCGCGCAGGCCGGCTCGCGCGTGGCGATGAAGGCAGGCGTCAAGATCATCAAGCCGCTGCTCGTCTTCACCTCCATCGCGCTCGCCATCCGCCTGATGGCCGATCCGAGCCATCCGATCCGGGTCTGGCTCGGCTGGTAG
- the cobO gene encoding cob(I)yrinic acid a,c-diamide adenosyltransferase: MSDNHDETAGMSEAELARHSEKMAKKKQAREKIMATKTDEKGLVIVHTGKGKGKSTAGFGMIFRHIAHKKPCAVVQFIKGAMVTGERDLIEAHFSDLCQFFTLGEGFTWETQDRARDVAMAQKAWEKAKDLIRDERNSMVLLDEINIALRYDYIDVNEVIDFLKTEKPYMTHVVLTGRNAKEELIEIADLATEMELLKHPFRSGIKAQQGVEY; encoded by the coding sequence ATGAGCGACAACCACGACGAAACCGCCGGCATGAGCGAAGCCGAGCTTGCCCGCCATTCGGAGAAGATGGCGAAGAAAAAGCAGGCGCGCGAGAAGATCATGGCGACGAAGACGGACGAGAAGGGTCTTGTCATCGTCCATACCGGCAAGGGCAAGGGCAAGTCGACCGCCGGTTTCGGCATGATCTTCCGCCACATCGCCCACAAGAAGCCCTGCGCCGTCGTGCAGTTCATCAAGGGGGCGATGGTGACGGGCGAGCGCGATCTCATCGAGGCGCATTTCTCCGATCTCTGCCAGTTCTTCACGCTCGGAGAGGGCTTCACCTGGGAAACCCAGGACCGCGCCCGCGACGTGGCGATGGCGCAGAAGGCCTGGGAAAAGGCCAAGGATCTCATCCGCGACGAGCGCAACTCCATGGTGCTGCTCGACGAGATCAATATCGCGCTGCGCTACGACTATATCGACGTCAACGAGGTCATCGACTTCCTGAAGACCGAGAAGCCCTACATGACCCATGTCGTGCTGACGGGCCGCAACGCCAAGGAGGAACTGATCGAGATCGCCGACCTCGCGACCGAGATGGAGCTTTTGAAGCATCCGTTCCGCTCGGGCATCAAGGCGCAGCAGGGCGTGGAATACTGA
- the cobN gene encoding cobaltochelatase subunit CobN, with protein sequence MHLLLAQKGTIADGREAIDLGQTPGDILFLSAADTELAAVAAAHRARGGGTRLRLASLATLSHPMSVDTYIERTARHAKLIVIRALGGASYFRYVLEALLATAVANGITLVALPGDDRPDEGLVPFNRIEDADRRNLWAYLNEGGAENADRFLAYADALVFGGRKPEPAMPLEKAGIWWPGQGVVDIAAWRSMAAQAVTGEGFEPPTAAVCFYRAYVQSGETRPVEMLIEALAAEGVRTLPLFVSSLKEAVSIETVRAAFADIRPEIVLNATSFAVSAPGAGRKPTVLDERGAPVLQVIFSGSSREAWEASGQGLTARDLGMNVSLPEVDGRVLSRAVSFKAAARYDERVETNIVSLDPVEDRIRFAAQLAAGWARLRRAKPQERRIALVMANYPNRDGRLGNGVGLDTPAGTMEVLRAMAAEGYAVSDLPGDGDALIAHLMAGPTNAARDGREIRETFSLSDYKAFFASLPKAIQQEMTDRWGDPEDDPFVAGDVFALPLTRFGETLVGIQPARGYNIDPKDTYHSPDLVPPHGYLAFYAFLRRDYGAHAIVHMGKHGNLEWLPGKALALSETCYPEAVLGPVPHLYPFIVNDPGEGTQAKRRSAAVIIDHLTPPLTRAETYGPLKDLEALVDEYYDASGGDPRRIRLLSKQILDLVRDIGLDRDAGIARSDGEEAALQKLDAYLCDLKEMQIRDGLHVFGLSPEGRLLTDLTLALARVPRGLGEGGEASLQRALAADMLDGSDFDPLDCIASDPWTGPRPHILASQSDAPWRSNGDTVERIELLAAGLVDGSLPCPEGWQATRAVLDTIDTTIRPAIAACGPAEISALMRGLDGRFVEPGPSGAPTRGRPDVLPTGRNFYSVDSRAVPTPAAWELGRKSAELIVTRYAQDHGEWPTSFGITAWGTSNMRTGGDDIAQAMALIGVKPTWDMASRRVTGFEIIPPAMLRHPRVDVTLRISGFFRDAFPEQIALFDRAVRAVGALDEDDADNPIAARMRAEAAALAAQGVSRDEAAKEAGFRIFGAKSGGYGAGLQTMMDEGLWSTRDDFAKAWLAWGAHAYDADGEGVPMRERLEARMRSLQAVIQNQDSREHDLLDSDEYYQFEGGMAAAAEHLSGRQPVIYHNDLSRPEKPVVRTLEDEIGRVVRARVVNPKWIDGVMRHGYKGAFEIAATVDFMFAFAATTGAVKDHHFEAAYQAYVLDERVREFLAGKNSAALAEMAARFAEAIDRGLWTPRSNSARFELDMLGARRAS encoded by the coding sequence ATGCACCTTCTGCTAGCCCAGAAGGGCACCATCGCGGATGGCAGGGAGGCCATCGATCTCGGCCAGACGCCGGGCGACATCCTTTTCCTCTCCGCCGCCGATACGGAACTGGCCGCCGTCGCCGCCGCCCATCGCGCGCGGGGCGGCGGGACGCGCCTGCGCCTCGCCAGCCTCGCCACGCTGTCACATCCCATGTCGGTCGATACCTATATCGAGCGCACGGCCCGGCATGCGAAACTCATCGTCATCCGCGCCCTCGGCGGCGCCAGCTATTTCCGCTACGTGCTGGAGGCTCTCCTGGCGACGGCCGTCGCCAATGGAATCACGCTCGTCGCGCTGCCCGGCGACGACCGGCCGGACGAGGGGCTGGTTCCCTTCAACCGCATCGAGGATGCGGACCGCCGGAATCTCTGGGCCTATCTCAACGAGGGCGGTGCGGAGAATGCGGATCGCTTCCTGGCCTATGCGGATGCGCTCGTCTTCGGCGGGCGGAAACCCGAACCGGCGATGCCGCTGGAAAAGGCGGGTATCTGGTGGCCGGGGCAGGGCGTCGTGGATATTGCGGCATGGCGGAGCATGGCTGCGCAGGCGGTCACGGGGGAGGGATTCGAACCCCCGACGGCCGCGGTCTGCTTCTACCGCGCCTATGTCCAGAGCGGCGAGACACGTCCCGTCGAGATGCTCATCGAGGCGCTGGCTGCGGAAGGCGTCCGTACTCTACCGCTCTTCGTCTCCAGCCTCAAGGAGGCCGTCTCCATCGAGACGGTCCGCGCCGCCTTCGCGGATATCCGCCCGGAAATCGTGCTCAACGCCACCAGCTTCGCCGTCTCCGCGCCGGGTGCGGGCCGAAAGCCCACGGTGCTGGACGAGAGGGGAGCGCCAGTCCTGCAGGTCATCTTCTCCGGTTCCTCGCGCGAGGCCTGGGAGGCGTCGGGGCAAGGGCTGACGGCGCGCGACCTCGGCATGAACGTCTCGCTGCCGGAGGTCGACGGCCGCGTGCTCTCCCGCGCCGTCTCCTTCAAGGCGGCCGCGCGCTATGACGAGCGGGTCGAGACCAACATCGTCAGCCTCGATCCCGTCGAGGACCGCATCCGCTTCGCCGCGCAGCTCGCCGCCGGCTGGGCGCGGCTTCGGCGGGCGAAGCCGCAGGAGCGCCGCATCGCGCTCGTCATGGCGAATTATCCGAACCGCGACGGCCGCCTCGGCAACGGCGTCGGCCTCGATACGCCTGCCGGGACGATGGAAGTGCTGCGCGCCATGGCGGCGGAGGGCTATGCGGTTTCCGATCTGCCCGGGGACGGCGATGCGCTGATCGCCCATCTCATGGCCGGCCCGACCAATGCCGCGCGTGATGGACGGGAGATCCGGGAGACGTTTTCGCTGAGCGATTACAAGGCTTTCTTCGCCTCGCTTCCCAAGGCGATTCAGCAGGAAATGACGGATCGCTGGGGCGATCCGGAAGACGATCCCTTCGTCGCCGGCGATGTCTTCGCCCTGCCGCTTACCCGTTTCGGCGAGACGCTGGTCGGCATCCAGCCGGCGCGCGGCTACAATATCGATCCGAAGGATACCTACCATTCGCCGGACCTCGTGCCGCCGCACGGCTATCTCGCCTTCTACGCCTTCCTGCGCCGTGACTACGGCGCGCACGCCATCGTGCATATGGGCAAGCACGGCAATCTCGAATGGCTGCCGGGCAAGGCGCTGGCGCTGTCGGAAACCTGCTATCCCGAAGCCGTTCTCGGCCCGGTGCCGCATCTCTATCCCTTCATTGTCAACGATCCCGGCGAGGGCACGCAGGCCAAGCGGCGCTCCGCCGCCGTCATCATCGATCACCTGACGCCGCCGCTGACCCGCGCCGAGACCTACGGCCCGCTCAAGGACCTCGAGGCGCTGGTCGATGAATATTACGACGCCTCCGGCGGCGATCCCCGGCGCATCAGGCTGCTGTCGAAGCAGATTCTCGATCTGGTGCGCGACATCGGCCTCGACCGCGACGCCGGCATCGCCCGGTCCGATGGCGAGGAGGCGGCGCTGCAGAAGCTCGATGCGTATCTCTGCGATCTCAAGGAAATGCAGATCCGCGATGGCCTGCACGTCTTCGGCCTCTCGCCGGAGGGACGGCTGCTCACCGACCTGACACTGGCGCTGGCCCGCGTCCCGCGCGGCCTTGGCGAAGGGGGAGAGGCGAGCCTTCAGCGGGCGCTTGCTGCGGATATGCTGGATGGCTCCGACTTCGACCCTCTCGACTGCATCGCCTCCGACCCATGGACCGGTCCGCGCCCGCACATCCTCGCGTCTCAGTCCGACGCCCCCTGGCGCAGCAACGGCGACACGGTGGAGCGCATCGAACTTCTGGCCGCCGGACTGGTGGATGGCTCCTTGCCGTGCCCGGAGGGCTGGCAGGCCACGCGCGCTGTCCTCGACACCATCGACACGACCATCCGCCCGGCCATCGCCGCCTGCGGGCCGGCCGAGATTTCGGCGCTGATGCGCGGTCTCGACGGGCGTTTCGTCGAACCCGGCCCCTCCGGCGCGCCGACGCGCGGGCGGCCGGACGTGCTGCCGACGGGGCGCAACTTCTATTCCGTCGACAGCCGCGCCGTGCCGACGCCCGCCGCCTGGGAACTCGGCAGGAAATCCGCCGAACTCATCGTCACCCGCTATGCGCAGGACCATGGCGAGTGGCCGACCTCCTTCGGCATCACCGCCTGGGGCACCTCCAACATGCGCACCGGTGGCGACGACATCGCGCAGGCCATGGCGCTGATCGGCGTCAAACCGACCTGGGACATGGCGTCCCGCCGGGTCACCGGCTTCGAGATCATCCCGCCCGCCATGCTCCGCCATCCGCGCGTCGACGTGACGCTCAGGATTTCCGGCTTCTTCCGCGACGCCTTCCCGGAACAGATCGCGCTCTTCGACCGCGCCGTGCGCGCCGTCGGGGCGCTGGACGAGGACGATGCGGACAATCCCATCGCCGCGCGCATGCGTGCCGAGGCGGCGGCGCTGGCGGCGCAGGGCGTTTCCAGGGACGAGGCGGCGAAAGAGGCCGGCTTCCGCATCTTCGGCGCAAAATCCGGCGGCTATGGCGCGGGCCTCCAGACGATGATGGACGAGGGACTGTGGAGCACGCGGGATGACTTCGCCAAGGCCTGGCTTGCCTGGGGCGCGCATGCCTACGACGCGGACGGAGAAGGCGTGCCGATGCGCGAACGGCTGGAGGCGCGCATGAGGAGCCTTCAGGCCGTCATCCAGAACCAGGACAGCCGCGAGCACGACCTGCTCGACAGCGACGAATATTACCAGTTCGAGGGCGGCATGGCCGCCGCCGCCGAGCACCTTTCCGGCAGGCAGCCGGTCATCTACCACAACGACCTGTCACGGCCGGAAAAGCCCGTCGTGCGCACGCTGGAGGACGAGATCGGCCGTGTCGTGCGCGCCCGTGTCGTCAATCCCAAATGGATCGACGGCGTCATGCGCCACGGCTACAAGGGCGCCTTCGAGATCGCCGCGACGGTCGATTTCATGTTCGCCTTCGCTGCCACCACGGGCGCGGTGAAGGACCATCATTTCGAGGCCGCCTACCAGGCCTATGTGCTGGACGAGCGCGTGCGCGAATTTCTCGCCGGCAAGAACTCGGCGGCGCTTGCCGAGATGGCGGCGCGCTTCGCCGAGGCGATAGACCGGGGCCTGTGGACGCCGCGCTCCAATTCGGCGCGCTTCGAACTGGATATGCTGGGCGCCCGCAGGGCGTCCTGA
- the cobW gene encoding cobalamin biosynthesis protein CobW encodes MLQQKIPATVITGFLGAGKTTMIRNLLQNAGGKRIALIINEFGDLGVDGDVLKGCGAEACTEDDIIELTNGCICCTVADDFIPTMSKLLERENRPDHIVIETSGLALPQPLVAAFNWPEIKTQVTVDGVVTVVDSAAVAAGRFADDHDRVAALRAEDENLDHESPLEELFEDQLTAADLIVLNKTDLIDAAGLEAVRAEVASRIARKPSMIEARNGDVAAAVLLGLGVGTEDDIANRKSHHELEHEGGEEHDHDHDEFESFVVELGPVADPAAFTERLKDVIAAHDVLRLKGFADVPGKPLRLLVQAVGSRIDTYFERAWAPGETRGTRLVVIGLHDMDEAAVRAAIAAAV; translated from the coding sequence ATGCTGCAACAGAAGATCCCCGCCACCGTCATCACCGGCTTCCTCGGCGCGGGCAAGACGACGATGATCCGCAACCTCCTGCAGAATGCCGGGGGAAAACGCATCGCGCTCATCATCAACGAATTCGGCGACCTCGGCGTCGACGGCGACGTGCTGAAGGGCTGCGGAGCCGAGGCCTGCACCGAGGACGACATCATCGAACTGACCAACGGCTGCATCTGCTGCACCGTCGCCGACGACTTCATCCCCACCATGTCGAAGCTGCTGGAGCGTGAGAACCGCCCGGACCATATCGTCATCGAGACGTCCGGCCTTGCCTTGCCGCAGCCACTTGTCGCGGCCTTCAACTGGCCGGAAATCAAGACGCAGGTGACGGTCGACGGCGTCGTGACCGTGGTGGACAGCGCCGCCGTTGCCGCCGGCCGTTTCGCCGACGACCACGACAGGGTGGCTGCGCTGCGCGCCGAGGACGAGAATCTCGACCATGAAAGCCCGCTGGAGGAACTCTTCGAGGACCAGCTCACCGCCGCCGACCTCATCGTTCTCAACAAGACCGACCTCATCGACGCCGCCGGCCTCGAAGCCGTGCGCGCGGAGGTCGCCTCCCGCATCGCGCGCAAGCCCTCGATGATCGAGGCGCGGAACGGCGACGTCGCCGCCGCCGTGCTGCTCGGTCTCGGCGTCGGAACGGAAGACGACATCGCCAACCGCAAGTCGCACCACGAACTGGAGCACGAGGGCGGCGAGGAGCATGACCACGATCACGACGAATTCGAAAGCTTCGTCGTCGAACTTGGCCCGGTCGCCGATCCCGCAGCCTTCACCGAACGCCTGAAGGACGTGATCGCCGCGCATGACGTGCTGCGCCTCAAGGGCTTCGCCGATGTGCCCGGCAAGCCGCTGCGCCTGCTCGTCCAGGCCGTCGGCAGCCGGATCGACACCTATTTCGAACGCGCTTGGGCGCCCGGCGAGACCCGCGGCACCCGTCTCGTCGTCATCGGCCTGCACGACATGGACGAGGCGGCCGTGCGCGCGGCCATCGCCGCGGCGGTGTGA
- the cobU gene encoding bifunctional adenosylcobinamide kinase/adenosylcobinamide-phosphate guanylyltransferase has product MTETSSGAALVLGGARSGKSAFAEGLVTASGLSRHYIATGRAWDEEMRERIARHREDRGDGWVTHEEPLALAARIAEVARADRAVLVDCLTLWVTNLMLEERNMVAEFSGLLDAIKAAPGRLILVSNEVGLGIVPENRMARDFRDHAGRLHQQVAALVPEVYFLAVGLPLKMKG; this is encoded by the coding sequence ATGACCGAGACATCGTCCGGAGCCGCCCTGGTTCTGGGGGGCGCGCGTTCCGGAAAATCCGCCTTCGCCGAGGGCCTCGTCACCGCAAGCGGTCTTTCACGCCATTACATCGCCACCGGCCGCGCCTGGGACGAGGAGATGCGCGAGCGCATCGCCCGCCATCGGGAGGATCGTGGCGACGGCTGGGTGACCCACGAGGAGCCGCTGGCGCTTGCCGCCCGCATAGCCGAGGTGGCGCGTGCCGACCGCGCGGTGCTGGTCGATTGCCTGACGCTCTGGGTCACGAACCTGATGCTGGAGGAGCGCAATATGGTCGCCGAATTCTCCGGCCTTCTCGATGCCATCAAGGCGGCGCCCGGCCGGCTGATCCTCGTGTCCAACGAGGTCGGTCTCGGCATCGTGCCGGAAAACCGCATGGCGCGCGATTTCCGCGACCATGCCGGGCGGCTGCACCAGCAGGTGGCCGCCCTCGTTCCTGAAGTCTATTTCCTCGCGGTCGGACTGCCGCTGAAAATGAAGGGTTGA
- a CDS encoding peptidoglycan-binding domain-containing protein: MRSRPLARSVLAGLVGLSLAGLPAVASAQTANEASSAGKRWEEEFALWQKVSSGSDLAQYEGYLKQYPNGTFASMARLRIAELQASAKAKPAATASDDAAAKAKAEEAAAAAKAKEETRKAAEAKKAEEAQKAAEAEKAKAEEAARKAAEAKKAEEDARKAAEAEKAKADAQAARLKAEEAAAAQKLAEEKAAAEAKAKAEAAAAEKARAEEAARLKAETEKKEAAARKQAEEQAAEAARLKAEAAAAADKAKAEEAARLKAEADRKKAEEAAAAEKARAEQEANARREAEAKRIEAEKAAAAEKARIEQEAAAARKLAEEKAAELERLKAEAAKAAADAEAKAAEAARLAKEAEKRAAEAAAARKQAEEGAAAATSAAQGAGNAAADKAEAARREEETFQKAVLEGSEKAFRGYIAEYPNGRFVADARERLVGLAKAAGPLDAAEAQTERKVAKEPVVDPREAYLGRNTRVQAQRWLNALGYGTNGADGVFGPRSRSAIAAWQRSSGYRADGYLSRQQFRALREAAQYAETRQYRQQRRYQRDRREYDVLEGPVDGYYDGPYYRDDGYYDDGGGVVIIPRY; this comes from the coding sequence ATGCGGTCTCGACCTCTCGCACGCTCCGTTCTGGCCGGTCTGGTCGGATTGTCGCTCGCCGGTCTTCCGGCGGTCGCCTCCGCCCAGACGGCCAATGAGGCTTCCAGCGCCGGAAAGCGCTGGGAGGAGGAGTTCGCCCTCTGGCAGAAGGTTTCTTCCGGCAGCGACCTCGCGCAGTATGAAGGCTACCTGAAGCAATATCCGAACGGCACCTTTGCCTCCATGGCGCGCCTGCGCATCGCTGAATTGCAAGCCTCGGCCAAGGCGAAGCCGGCGGCGACCGCGTCCGATGACGCCGCCGCCAAGGCAAAGGCCGAGGAGGCCGCGGCTGCCGCAAAGGCGAAAGAAGAGACGCGGAAGGCCGCCGAGGCGAAGAAGGCGGAAGAGGCGCAAAAGGCTGCCGAGGCGGAGAAAGCCAAGGCAGAAGAGGCCGCGCGCAAGGCTGCCGAGGCCAAGAAGGCCGAAGAGGATGCCCGCAAGGCCGCCGAGGCCGAGAAGGCGAAGGCCGATGCGCAAGCCGCGCGCCTGAAGGCGGAGGAAGCGGCCGCCGCGCAAAAGCTCGCCGAGGAGAAAGCGGCGGCGGAAGCGAAGGCGAAGGCCGAGGCTGCCGCGGCGGAGAAGGCCCGCGCCGAGGAGGCCGCCCGCCTCAAGGCCGAAACCGAAAAGAAGGAAGCGGCCGCCCGCAAGCAGGCCGAGGAACAGGCTGCCGAGGCTGCGCGCCTGAAGGCGGAGGCTGCGGCCGCCGCCGACAAGGCGAAGGCGGAAGAGGCCGCGCGGCTCAAGGCCGAGGCCGACCGCAAGAAGGCGGAGGAAGCCGCCGCTGCGGAAAAGGCTCGGGCCGAACAGGAGGCCAATGCCCGCCGCGAGGCCGAGGCGAAGCGCATCGAGGCGGAAAAGGCCGCCGCTGCCGAAAAGGCGCGGATCGAGCAGGAAGCCGCCGCCGCCCGTAAGCTCGCCGAAGAGAAGGCGGCCGAACTGGAGCGGCTGAAAGCCGAGGCCGCCAAGGCTGCCGCTGATGCCGAGGCAAAGGCTGCGGAGGCCGCGCGCCTTGCGAAGGAAGCCGAAAAGCGGGCGGCGGAAGCAGCTGCCGCGCGCAAGCAGGCGGAAGAGGGTGCAGCCGCCGCCACGAGCGCGGCGCAGGGCGCCGGCAACGCCGCCGCCGACAAGGCGGAAGCGGCAAGGCGCGAGGAGGAGACCTTCCAGAAGGCCGTTCTCGAAGGCTCGGAAAAGGCCTTCCGCGGCTATATCGCCGAATATCCGAATGGCCGCTTCGTCGCCGATGCCCGTGAGCGTCTTGTCGGCCTGGCCAAGGCCGCCGGCCCGCTGGATGCGGCGGAGGCGCAGACCGAGCGCAAGGTCGCCAAGGAGCCGGTCGTCGACCCGCGCGAGGCCTATCTTGGGCGCAATACCCGCGTCCAGGCGCAGCGCTGGCTGAACGCGCTCGGCTACGGCACCAACGGCGCCGATGGCGTCTTCGGCCCGCGCTCCCGCTCGGCCATCGCCGCCTGGCAGCGCTCGTCCGGCTACCGCGCCGACGGCTACCTCTCGCGCCAGCAGTTCCGCGCGCTGCGCGAGGCCGCGCAATATGCCGAGACCCGGCAATATCGCCAGCAGCGCCGCTACCAGCGCGACCGGCGCGAATACGACGTGCTCGAAGGCCCGGTCGACGGGTATTACGACGGCCCGTACTATCGCGATGACGGCTACTACGACGATGGCGGCGGCGTGGTGATCATTCCCCGCTATTGA